A stretch of DNA from Paenibacillus sp. FSL W8-0186:
GAAAACTGGACGGAAGACGTGCCAAGGCTAGCAGATATCGTTGAGGTTCTGGAGCAGCAGCCGAAGCAGATTGCTTCGATTTTACCAGGAAAACTGGACGAACGCGTGAGTAAGCCGTATACGACATCGTCGGGATTTACGCTGGATACGATTGAAGGATTTTTGAATTTCACCCTTTATCATGAGGGGATGCATTTTAGCGTCATTAAGATGTATAAGAAATTGATCCAAAGCTAGCCTGCGCGGCTAGCTATTTTTATTTTTTTTTGTTATCTTTGGTTGGATTGGGAACTGATACGGATAGGAGCAGCATAAATGTTGACATCATATGCGATTGAACATGCGACAATTGATGATTTACAGGAAATCGTAGCCATCTATAACGAGACGATCGACAGCAGAGCTGTTACGGCTGACCTGGAGCCGATCACGGTGGAAAGCCGTTTGAAATGGTTTGCGGAGCATACGCCAGACCGTAGGCCGCTATGGGTAGTCAGAGCCGGAGAGAACAAAGGGGCGGGTTCGGCTATTGAGTATGGAAATCCGGTGATCGCCTGGCTTAGCTTCCAGTCTTTTTATGGGCGCCCTGCTTATGACGGCACAGCGGAAATAAGCATTTACATTTCCTCAAGGTTCCGCGGCCAGGGCATCGGCAGCTTGCTGATCGAGAAGGCGATTGCGGCCTGTCCCGAAATTGGAGTGAAAACGATGCTTGGCTTCGTGTTCGCCCATAACGCCGGAAGCTTGGGGCTGCTGAGCAAGCACGGGTTCGAGCAGTGGGGACTGTTACCGCGGGTCGCCAATATGGACGGTGAAGAGAGAGACCTTGTGATCATGGGAAGGAGGGCGAACAGCGATTAAGCAGCTGATTCCATGGACAATAAAGTGAATTTGCATTTATATGCAGCAAGTGACAAAGAAGCATTGGAACGTTTTGTCCTTCCAGAGGAACAGGTTATTTTCAGCGCTCTGCCGAAGGACGTTCTGGATGAAGCGATTCAGGATAAATGCATGTATCCGGTGGTTATCGCATCCGGGGACATTCATGCCGGCTTTTTTATCCTGCATGAAGGGCCGGATATCGGGGAGTATACCGCAAATCCTAATGCGATGCTGCTCCGTTCCTTCTCCATCGATTACCGCTATCAAGGGCAAGGGATTGCCAAAACGGCAATGCTTCAGCTTCCCGAATTCATGAAATCCCGCTTTCCCGGGAGAAATGAAGTCGTCTTGGCCGTAAATAGGCGCAATAAAGCAGCCCAGGCCGTGTATATAGCGGCGGGCTTCCAAGATAAAGGCAGATTGATCGAAGGTCCAGTCGGACCGCAGCATATTTACCATCTAGCGCTAGATTAGAGTAATGAGTATATATAACAAAAGAGCTGTTCCCAAGTGCAATTTACACTGTCAAGGGAACAGCTCTTGTTATGTTATTTCGGTTAAAGTCAGCTGACTTTATATGAACGCTCCGAAAAAACCTTTGAGGAAACCATAAACAAAACCGACGGAAAAGCCGATGACTAGCATTACGATCGCATACGACGGAAATTGGCGCAACCGGTATGCCCGGATAAACATATACACTGGGACGATCAAGAACCACCAGACAGACGTCGTACGATGGCCGGAACGTTGGAGTTCGTTTTTATCCAGCGAGCAAAATAGAGCATATAGCCCGAACATGAGGATTGTTATCACGAAACCGAAACCGAAGAAAGCCCCAGCGTCCCGCGCCAGAAGATGTATAAGATTGCCGGTGCCAGCAACCGCAACAAGCAGCCAAACATATGTATTGTTTACTTTTTGCAAAGGATATTGGCCGGGAGCCATTCGAGCCCCGGTATGCTGTCCCGGATAGATCCGCGCTCCAGGCATATGGCCTCCAGGCGGATATCCTGCTGGCCCAGGAACCGTGCCGGGCTGCGAGCCGCGATAAGCTTGGCCTGCGGGGGCCTGATTCGGATATGCTCCGTTATATGGAGAACGGCTTTGTTCTGCTTGCGAGCCGCTGCCGGGCGCAAACATAATATGGTTAATCAGTTCTGTCGAGGATAGCGGTACCCAATCAGCCATTCCATCGGTCCAAACCATTGTGCCCGGATGCAGCTCGCGGTAGATGTAATAGTCTCTTTGCATCTGTCCGATGGTAACCGGTCCTTTAATGATGTCGTTATGTACATAGTACCAGGGAACCGGACTGGTGTTATAATTGTTTCCCATGAATATCATCCTGCCTTTTGAAAAAAGATTTGCAAAATATAGCATAATATCCTCAATAGTACCATGGAATTACATAGAAGTAACGAGGCAGCTGAAGTTTTTGAGCGAAAAAAGTCATTATTTGCTATTATTAATCCATATTAAAAGAGAGAGAGAAACTAATCGAGCCCGTAGGAGTGGTTGAAATGAGCATATTGGAGACGATCCGCCAGCCGAAGCAGCGCAAGCTGCTGATGAGCGCGGGGCTGAGCTGGATGTTTGATGCGATGGATGTCGGCATGCTGTCATTCATTATCGCTGACTTAAGCCTGAAGTGGCAGCTGTCCCCTGAGCAAACCGGTCTGTTTACGAGCATTAATTCGATCGGCATGGTCTTCGGGGCGGCCATCGCCGGTTATATGGCGGACAAATACGGCCGAAAATCTGTGCTGCTATGGACGCTGCTGATCTTCTCGTTCGCGACAGGCTTGTCGGCCGCGGCCACCGGATTTGTGGTCCTGTGCATCCTTCGGTTTATTGCCGGCTTTGGCCTGGGAGGGGAACTGCCCGTTGCGTCGACGCTGGTGTCGGAATCGGTTCAGTCTAAGGATCGGGGGAGGGCGGTCGTGCTGCTGGAGAGCTTTTGGGCGGCAGGCTGGATTGCTTCGGCATTGATCGCCTATTTCGTGATTCCGAAATACGGCTGGCAAGCGGCCTTTATTATCGGCGGGCTGCCAGCGCTATATGCCCTATATTTGCGCAGGGCAATCGAGGATCCGCCGAGATATACGAAGCAAACGGCAGAGAAGGGAAACCGGGCAGCGTCTTTTCGCCAGAGGTTCAAGTCCGTGTGGGCCAAGCCTCATCGCCGTGCGACGATCATGCTGTGGGTGCTCTGGTTTACCGTCGTATTTTCTTACTACGGTATGTTCCTGTGGCTTCCATCGGTTATGATGCTTAAAGGGTTCAGTCTCGTCAAGAGCTTTGAATACGTTTTGATCATGACGCTGGCCCAGCTTCCCGGTTACTTTACGGCGGCCTATTTCATCGAGAAATTTGGCCGTAAATTCGTTCTCGTTCTCTATCTTGTGCTTACCGCTGTGAGTGCGGCATGGTTTGGCCTCGCAACTACGGAAGGCGCATTGATCGCTGCCGGCATTTGTTTATCGTTTTTCAATCTTGGGGCTTGGGGCGGGATGTACGCTTATACGCCTGAGCTGTATCCGACCAGCGTACGGTCCACGGGCGTCGGGCTGGCGGCCTCGTTTGGCCGGGTCGGGGGCATACTTGCGCCATATATGGTCGGGATGCTAGTTGCCAGACATTATGAGATCGGGTACATTTTCGTAATCTTTTTTGTGACCATCCTCATCGGTGCGGCAGCTGTGCTGTGGCTGGGGACAGAGACGAAAGGCAAAGAGCTGGAGGATTAGCTGGCATAAGTAAAGCCCCTGGCTGCCGCGAACGGCAGCCAGGGGCTGCTTTTTATTATAAACTTAACTGATGGTGGTGCAGCTCTTCTCCGGGCTTCAGTGCATGTCCTGTTATGCCAAGCTTGCTGAGTTCGCTGACGAACAGATCGCCATCCTGCCGGATCAGACCGAAGGTATTATAATGAATAGGCACGACATGGCGGGCGCTGACCCATTCCGCTGCGGTCAAAGCATCCTCCGGCCCCATCGTAAAGAAATCGCCGATCGGGATAAAGGCCAAATCGACCCGGTGGCGCGTGCCAATCAGCTGCAAGTCGGTGAACAGAGCCGTGTCTCCAGCGTGATAGATGGTGAACCCATTCAGCTCCAGCAATATCCCCGCGGGATTTCCAAGATAGACATTCGCGCCGTCTACCTCTACCGAGGAGCTGTGCAAGGCCGGAGTGAATTTCAATTTACCGAACGGAAACGTGAAGGAGCCGCCAAGATTCATGCCCGTCGTTTCCAGTCCTTTGGCTGCAAAATAGTTCGCTAGTTCCACAACGGCAATGATCGGACACTGATTGTTGCGAGCAATGGCCTCGGCGTCGCCGATATGGTCGGAATGGCCATGCGTCAGCAGTACGAAATCGGCCTCAACCTCTTCAGCGGAAACTGTGGCGACCGGGTTGCCCGTCAGGAACGGATCGATGATCAGCTTGTGTTCGCCAGTGTCGATGTGAACGGTAGAATGTCCTAAATAGGTCAGCTTCATGAATATCACCTCAATAAATAGTCGAATCCCTACTAAATTATAACTGACTTGGGCACTAGAGTCACATTTCAACTAATTTATGCCAAAATCATAAAGGATAGTAAAGGATAGTATTGTATTCGGGACTCGAACATGCTACGTTTTGAAGCGAGAGGGGGAGCAGAATGAGCACTGCGTTTGAGCAACTGAAACAAGAGAGGATCATCGCCATTCTTCGCCATGTGCCTGATGAACAGGCAGACGGATTGATTGCGGCTTTGGATCGTGCTGGAGTAGTGTTTGTGGAGGCTACGCTGAACAGCGATGGCGCTTTAGGCATGATTTCGCGCTGGCGCGAGCAGTATGGCGACCGGATGCGTATCGGAGCCGGCACGGTCCTGGATGTGAACATGGCCAAGGAGGCTGTGTCCGCAGGGGCAGAATATCTAATCGCCCCGAATTTGGATGAAGCTGTCGTGAACTATGCGCGTGAACAATCGATTGACGTTTATCCAGGCGCAATGACGCCTAGCGAGATCGTCAGAGCCTGGAATGCGGGAGCAACCGCAGTAAAAATATTTCCTATGGCCTCCATGGGGCTCGCCTATTTACGCGAAATTCGGGCTCCGCTTAGCCATATTCCGATGATCGCGACCGGGGGCGTCCGGCTGGATAATATTCAGCAGTTTATTCAGGCAGGAGCGACCGCGGTCGGACTTGGCGGAAGCATCGTCAACATGGATCTCGTAAAAGAAGGCCGCTTTGATGAAATCGAGCGGAATGCAGCATTGCTCGTACAGGCAGCCCGGCGGGCTGACGATAAATGAAATGAAGCTGCTTCGACTATGAAGCACACCAACCAAGCTCCCTTGACCATTGGCCAAGGGAGCTTGGTTGGTGTTCAGGATTCGTTTACGGAATGGGCCAGCTTACGGTCACTGTAGTGGATCGCGGGTGATCGTAAGCGCTTGCCCAGTAGTAATCGCCCGAGAGAACTCGCTGCGGCCAGAAGCCGACTTCTCCGGCGGCGTCAGGCAATGCTTCCGAATGGGCGTACAGCATACCGCTTGCATCAGGCGCTAGTTCGACGTATTTGCCTCCATTGAAGGTGAAGCGCCCGTAAACTCTGGCGACGATTTGTTCACCTGTTTCGTAATCGCATACTTTTAGCGTCACCTTTGAACGCGTACCCTCGCGGGCGATATTCATTCCGCTAATGATCATCGGGCGGAGGCTTGAGCTGGAGGTCGTGGCCGAAGCGACTTCAGAAGCGGGACCGACGTTGCCGCTAATGTCTTTGGCCGCAATCTTGTAATAGTATGTCGTATCAGGCAGCAGGCCGCGGTCTTTATAGGTCAGGTTGCGGGACTGGCCAGCCATGTTGGCGGAGTCAGGTTCGAAATCGGGCTCAGTGCTGCGGTAAATGACGTATTCCTCAATATCCGAATCGTCGAATGCCCTGCCGTATCGGAGGATAATGCTCTGGTAGTCGAAGGCATCGGCGGATGGCTGTTCGCTCACGGCGGTCGGCGGAGTCACATCTTCAGGCGTTACTGCCCACTTTACTCCGCCTGGCCCCCAAGCTGAAGGCAGCCAGCGAATCGAATCATAATGATGCATGGCGATGCCTCCGAAGGCGGGATTCCCGCTGAACCAGGCATAGACCTTATCCAGCTCGCTCTCCATATATGTCCGGCCCTCCTCCCGGAAGGTAATGGTTTCCGGGTCTCCGCTGTTGGCAATATCGAGCGTTTCGACACCGATCACGACTGAATTCGGCTTGCCGATCAAATTGGCATAATCGATTTCGCCTTGAGCATGGGCGATGATTCCGGCGCTGCCTTCGGCGCTATCGCGATAGTCCATGATTGTAATATAATCGCTCATGTCCTGAATATGCTCGGACAGCCATTTCGTTTGTCCGTTCCACGTAATATCTTTGGCCGGGTCGTTGCTGTCAAACCATCTGGGGATGGCCGGGCCGAACGGCAAGGCGATCCCAGCAGTATCTCTGCGAGCTATTAGCTGTTCCATAATATCGAGATACTGAAGCTGAACCGAGGGTTTTTGCAATCTAAAGTCCGGCAGGATATACGGTTCGATGTCTACGTTTACGCCGTCGAATTGCTCGTTAGCAGCTGACGACAGGTTGTAGTTTATCACCTTTTCCATTTCACGGATCGCCAGCTCGTGATAGGGAGTTAATGCTCCGAAATAGGGAGGGACCGTACCACCAGCGATGCAGGCATGGACTTTAAAGCCGTTA
This window harbors:
- a CDS encoding DinB family protein, which produces MGEIIFSQLEFIRGQTLKIAQDLSEEQANIIPAKFRNNIRWNLGHIAFVQDAFAFQLNGRPSLISAQYRSFFANGTSPENWTEDVPRLADIVEVLEQQPKQIASILPGKLDERVSKPYTTSSGFTLDTIEGFLNFTLYHEGMHFSVIKMYKKLIQS
- a CDS encoding MFS transporter gives rise to the protein MSILETIRQPKQRKLLMSAGLSWMFDAMDVGMLSFIIADLSLKWQLSPEQTGLFTSINSIGMVFGAAIAGYMADKYGRKSVLLWTLLIFSFATGLSAAATGFVVLCILRFIAGFGLGGELPVASTLVSESVQSKDRGRAVVLLESFWAAGWIASALIAYFVIPKYGWQAAFIIGGLPALYALYLRRAIEDPPRYTKQTAEKGNRAASFRQRFKSVWAKPHRRATIMLWVLWFTVVFSYYGMFLWLPSVMMLKGFSLVKSFEYVLIMTLAQLPGYFTAAYFIEKFGRKFVLVLYLVLTAVSAAWFGLATTEGALIAAGICLSFFNLGAWGGMYAYTPELYPTSVRSTGVGLAASFGRVGGILAPYMVGMLVARHYEIGYIFVIFFVTILIGAAAVLWLGTETKGKELED
- a CDS encoding bifunctional 4-hydroxy-2-oxoglutarate aldolase/2-dehydro-3-deoxy-phosphogluconate aldolase; its protein translation is MSTAFEQLKQERIIAILRHVPDEQADGLIAALDRAGVVFVEATLNSDGALGMISRWREQYGDRMRIGAGTVLDVNMAKEAVSAGAEYLIAPNLDEAVVNYAREQSIDVYPGAMTPSEIVRAWNAGATAVKIFPMASMGLAYLREIRAPLSHIPMIATGGVRLDNIQQFIQAGATAVGLGGSIVNMDLVKEGRFDEIERNAALLVQAARRADDK
- a CDS encoding Ig-like domain-containing protein, which translates into the protein MLSKWLVMMLVVGIMPLFPVHQLPAARAVSQITIDSHSDGAQVEAGQVIISGHYTDVYDIKLIVNGREQLDTHMNNLSGTETGTWHAELDTSRYHGEINLVARGLDSVTRYGVTTPVKRIEVDNPGSSPPLVRIDQPLDGSLVEGQISVALSVYALNPVQTVEVRLNGGSWNAASGSGENYEYMWDADSAPDRTSSIEARAIDQFGNVGRSLTVYVKNGEVIPEEMVLERQDRAIWIWEKAAYNLFLNPGSRSALKAFADDTDTFDSDSVTTFYLGVFPYEGIDILEDEPGKVREFVAWAHDNGFKVHACIAGGTVPPYFGALTPYHELAIREMEKVINYNLSSAANEQFDGVNVDIEPYILPDFRLQKPSVQLQYLDIMEQLIARRDTAGIALPFGPAIPRWFDSNDPAKDITWNGQTKWLSEHIQDMSDYITIMDYRDSAEGSAGIIAHAQGEIDYANLIGKPNSVVIGVETLDIANSGDPETITFREEGRTYMESELDKVYAWFSGNPAFGGIAMHHYDSIRWLPSAWGPGGVKWAVTPEDVTPPTAVSEQPSADAFDYQSIILRYGRAFDDSDIEEYVIYRSTEPDFEPDSANMAGQSRNLTYKDRGLLPDTTYYYKIAAKDISGNVGPASEVASATTSSSSLRPMIISGMNIAREGTRSKVTLKVCDYETGEQIVARVYGRFTFNGGKYVELAPDASGMLYAHSEALPDAAGEVGFWPQRVLSGDYYWASAYDHPRSTTVTVSWPIP
- a CDS encoding metal-dependent hydrolase, with amino-acid sequence MKLTYLGHSTVHIDTGEHKLIIDPFLTGNPVATVSAEEVEADFVLLTHGHSDHIGDAEAIARNNQCPIIAVVELANYFAAKGLETTGMNLGGSFTFPFGKLKFTPALHSSSVEVDGANVYLGNPAGILLELNGFTIYHAGDTALFTDLQLIGTRHRVDLAFIPIGDFFTMGPEDALTAAEWVSARHVVPIHYNTFGLIRQDGDLFVSELSKLGITGHALKPGEELHHHQLSL
- a CDS encoding DUF4339 domain-containing protein, whose protein sequence is MGNNYNTSPVPWYYVHNDIIKGPVTIGQMQRDYYIYRELHPGTMVWTDGMADWVPLSSTELINHIMFAPGSGSQAEQSRSPYNGAYPNQAPAGQAYRGSQPGTVPGPAGYPPGGHMPGARIYPGQHTGARMAPGQYPLQKVNNTYVWLLVAVAGTGNLIHLLARDAGAFFGFGFVITILMFGLYALFCSLDKNELQRSGHRTTSVWWFLIVPVYMFIRAYRLRQFPSYAIVMLVIGFSVGFVYGFLKGFFGAFI
- a CDS encoding GNAT family N-acetyltransferase, coding for MDNKVNLHLYAASDKEALERFVLPEEQVIFSALPKDVLDEAIQDKCMYPVVIASGDIHAGFFILHEGPDIGEYTANPNAMLLRSFSIDYRYQGQGIAKTAMLQLPEFMKSRFPGRNEVVLAVNRRNKAAQAVYIAAGFQDKGRLIEGPVGPQHIYHLALD
- a CDS encoding GNAT family N-acetyltransferase; amino-acid sequence: MLTSYAIEHATIDDLQEIVAIYNETIDSRAVTADLEPITVESRLKWFAEHTPDRRPLWVVRAGENKGAGSAIEYGNPVIAWLSFQSFYGRPAYDGTAEISIYISSRFRGQGIGSLLIEKAIAACPEIGVKTMLGFVFAHNAGSLGLLSKHGFEQWGLLPRVANMDGEERDLVIMGRRANSD